Below is a window of Fibrobacter sp. UWB11 DNA.
TAACAAACATAGACTTAATGTAATTGAGGATTGTTGTCCCAATTCGCTGTTTCTTAGCCGACACATCAACACCCAAACGGCATAACTTGACCGCAGGATAGCTTTTTAAACGTTTTTCATTTGGAAAACCGTTCTTTTTTCGGAATCGATTGAATTCTGTTTTATCCCTGAAATTATCCAACGCAACTCTGTCATTTGCAAGGCTGCAATAAGCCAGCATTTTACCAGTATCTGCATCGGCATAAGCATAACTCACAGAGAGTAAATGTTTTTGAAATGCAGACGCTCGATTCAGAATGAAATCATCCAAATCGTGATCGCCACAATTAAAGTTTCTGACAGAATCTGATTGATCTAAACGAATAAATCTGTATCTTTTTATACCTTCTTGAACCACGGATCAATACCTCCATTAGCTTCTTCTCGGGCACGCTTTTCAGCCATACCACGTTCGTAAGCCTTTTTCATAAACTCGTAATCGCGCAAACGCTGGGCACGAGCTTCTGGAGTTTCCGGTCGACGAATTTTCATGTTTTCAAGAAAACGACGAGCATCCTCGCCATAAAGAATCGGAGTTTCACGAATCGGTCTAGCCATAGCATTGTCCTTTATTTTTCATATAAGTAACGCATATAATAACTATGGAGAATCACTAGACAGGTGAAACCCGGCAACACACTACTAAGGTGTGTTCCTATAATATAAAATGATGAAATTTCAAAAACAAGGGGTCGTTCGTCAAGCGATTTATTTTGTCAACAACCGTTTGCAAGAATCAAAAGATTTTACAAAAGATAAAGTGAGCCCGAGGCTCCACCAAAGGAGATTGCCCATCAAGTAGGGAATGACAAGCCCTCCCCTCTTCCACAAATCGCAAAAATTTCTAAATTTGGGCTATGTTCTTAGACGAAAAAAATATTGAAGTTCGCTCCGGCAGAGGCGGTGACGGCATCTGCAGTTTCCATCGTGAAAAGTTTGTACCCCTCGGCGGTCCCGATGGCGGTGATGGCGGTCGTGGCGGTCACGTGATTTTGCAGGTGAACGAGCAGTACACCACGCTTCTCGACATGGGCAACACGCACATTTACAAGGCAAAGAGCGGTCAGCCCGGTGGCGCAAAGCGCTGCTCCGGCGCATCTGCCGAAGATTTGATTATTAGCGTTCCGCGTGGCACAATCGTCAAGGACGAACAGGGCCACATCCTCACGGACTTGACCGAACCGGGCCAGAAGTGGATTGCGGCTCGCGGCGGCAAGGGCGGCATGGGCAACCAGCATTTCGCAACCCCGAAGGTGCAGGCTCCACGCAAGTGCACTCCGGGTGAAAAGGGCGAAGTCCGCCAACTGTTCCTCGAACTCAAGCTCATGGCAGACGTGGGTCTCGTGGGCTTCCCGAACGCAGGCAAGTCGAGCCTCGTGAACAAGATTTCTAGCGGTCGCCCCAAAGTTGGCGACTATCCGTTTACAACGCTTGAACCGGTGCTCGGTATCGTCCAGGTGAACGGCCACAGCTTTGTGGTTGCCGATATTCCGGGTCTCTTGGAAGGCGCAAGCGAAGGCAAGGGCCTTGGCCACCAGTTCCTCAAGCACATCGAACGTACGCACACGTTGCTCTTTGTGATTGACGGCTTTGCCGAAAACGCCTACGAACAGTTCAAGGTTCTCAAGGAAGAGCTCAAGGCATTCCACCCGAAGCTTGCCGAAAAGAACTTTGTCGTAGCGCTCAACAAGAGCGACCTCGGCATCGAAAACGCTATCAAGGAATTCAAGAAGCACCGCCAGAAAGTGGTCATCACATCGGCAGTGACAGGCGAAGGTTGCGCCGAATTGCAGCAAGCCTTGGATGCTGCAGTGCCCCATATGCACAAAAAAAGCATCGGTTGGAGCAAAAAAGCGTAACAGTTGCTTAAAATTATTGTAAATTCTTTAATATGAAGGCGACTCAGTCCAACATAACTAAGAAGGAACTCGTTGATGAAATCGCTTCCCAGACCGGTTTTACGCAAGTAAAAACCAAAGTCATCGTGGAAGAACTCATCAACGCGATTTCTAATTCCGTTATCGAAGGAAGCAATATTGAATTGCGTGGATTCGGTCGCTTCAAAAATAAACAGCGCAAGGAACGCCGCACCCGGAACCCCAAGACTGGCGAGCTGGTCAATATCCCCGCCCAAACGCGTCCGGTTTTCGAACCTAGCAAGGATTTAATCGAAAAAATCAATAAGCTTCCTTTCGACTTAGAAGAAGAGGCTTTTGTTCCTAAAGATGGCAAAGAAAGAATCTAGTACGCCCGTTATCCAGAACAGAAAGGCAAATCACCTTTACTTTGTGGATGAAACTTTTGAAGTAGGAATCATGCTTATCGGGTCGGAAGTCAAATCTATCCGCGATGGCAAATGCACACTGGGCGAAGCATGGATCGATATCGACGAGAACAAGGACGAACTTTGGCTTGTCGGTGCACACATTGACGAATACCTTTTCGCGAATCGTTTCAACCATTTCCCTGCACGCAGAAGAAAGCTCCTCGCCCACACGCACGAAATCCAGAAGATGCGTAAGGCAAAGGAATTGAAAGGTTGTACCATCATTCCGCTGAAAATGTACTTTAAGAACCGTATTGCAAAACTCGAAGTAGGAATATGCCGAGGCAAGGATCAACACGACAAGCGACAGGACATTCTAGTCCGCGACGCCAAAATGGAAATGGCTCGCGCTGCAAAAGCCCATCGCTAATTATTGCTTTGCTACTGTTCGCATGTAGCCTCACCCTAGCGGCATCAGCCAGGGTCGATGTGGAGTCGATTGCTCGCGAAGTCAAGGGGTCGTTCCGCTGGTATCCCGTACAAAAAACTTTTTCGATTGTTTCCGCCAAGGATACGATCAAGTTTGCCGTTGGCATTCCGTACATGACTCGCAATGGTCGTACGACAGAACTTTCGCAAGCACCGCAACTTGAAAATGGACATATCTGGATTGCAGAAAACGATGCAAAAAAGATTTCCAATAAAGTCGCGGCAGTCCCTGTCACAAAGACCGAGACCGCACAAGCCAAAGCAAATGAAACTGCGCCGGCGAAGCCTGTTACAAAGCTCGCCGAACAGAAACCTGCACAGCCAGTCGTTGTCAAACCGAAGGCTCCCAAACAAGAAATTGCAGGCAGCCGCGAAGTTCGCACCATCGTAATTGACCCCGGACACGGAGGCAAAGACCCAGGCGCTTCGGGCAAGAAGTCCCAAGAAAAAGATATCGTTCTTGCCGTCGCAAAGCTTTTGCGCAAGAACCTTGCAGACGAAGGCTTCAACGTGAAGCTCACCCGCAGCAAGGATGTTTTCATTGAACTGCGCCAACGAGCAAACTTGGCGAACCAATGGGATGGCGACCTTTTCATCAGCCTGCACTGCAATGCCATCGATGCAACCGAAGAACGTAAAAAGATAATCCAAGGTTACCAGTTCTACGTACTGCGCGCCCCGGAAAGCGAAGAAGACAAGGCTATAGCCCGTCGTGAAAACGCAGTCGCCACGCTCTACGGCGAAAAAAATGCCAAGGACGAACTTTCACCGTTGGAATGGTTCAAGCTCGAAGCTCGCCTCGAACAGTACAAACAAACTAGTTACCTATTCACGGAAAAATTGCTAGACAGTTTCGATGGCGGGAAAATCAAGAAGATGAACACAGGCGTCGGCGGTGCCGGATTTATGGTTCTCGTCGGTGCCATGATGCCTGCAGTGCTCATTGAACTTGGCTTTATCAGCAACGAAGAAGACGAAGCCTACATGATGACCAAGGCTGGCCAGCAAGACCTCGCCGACCGCATTGCAGAAGCTGTGAGCAAGTACAAAGACGCAGTCCACAGCTACCGAGAAACGCTGGGACGATAAATCCGTTCTTTTTCAACGCGGATGCCGAAAGCGGCATTCCCTTTAGCAGTTTTTCCGTTGACTAAATACGGTTTTGCAACTGGCTTAACTTTATTCCTATTACGAACTGGTTTTACAATAGGTGAAGGCGGCAAAACACCTTTTCCAACAGGCAATTCGCCGCTATATGACGGAATTTTGCTAAACGTGGGCGTTCCGTCATCTTGGAAAATACATTGGTGAACATAATAAGCCGGGAATCCTTGCTTTGTCACCCTATAATTCCAATCATACACCGTATCGTACACAGTTATATATTGGCACAACGCGTAATACGAAGAGTCCTTTTTATACACAAAATAATTCGTATCATTCGCCGTACTATTTTTTAATGAGTGCTTATATGATTCCGTCAAGGAATGCCAACTACCGTCCCGTTCCTCATAAAAAGCCAAAGAATCATTCAAATCGAGAGTAGTCCCTTCTTTTAAAGCATCCTTTGAATTGACACTCCAAAAATTTTGGTCATATTCAAAAAAGGCGACGTTTTTCATTGTAAAATTACAAGCCCCATATAAAATGCCACAAACGCAAGCAGCATCCCACTGCCAAACACTATAGCCTTTGCCATTTTCAAAAACAACGCTGTCTTTAGAAAATCCCCAAACAGGATTATCAATATAATCCGAGGAACTCAAATTCACTATAAAAGACTGTTCCCATTCTTTTGCTTGAGCCGTACCAAGTCCCATCACAAAAGCAACAGCCAGTCCAGACAAGAATAAACTTTTTATGTTTCTCATTCCCATTTTCTCCTTTTTTAACAATATACAATTTGCTCAAATAAATTCATACGCGAGATGTTTTATTTTACAAATTGAATTTCCAGGAACATGAAACAAAATTTTATTCAGCCTTTTTTAATTCTTTCTCAATAAGCTCAAGGCATTCCGCAAGAATCGCATCGTATTTTTCCTGATAGATTTCAGTCGTTGCAGGAGCGCCGTCCGCACAAGTTTTTGTTTTGGCGATATAGCCATCAAACCAGTAACCAGAATACATTCTCAACCGAGAATCATTCCCTTCCCCACTATCTTCAGTATAGGGAGCTAAGCGTCCTTTCAACGTTTTGTTTTCACGATCCAAAAGACTCCCTAAATATTTTTGTTCGGCTTCGGGTCTTGCAATATTTTGTATGAACTTTTCAGAAACAATCTCATACAATTTTTTCTGCACATCAGCAAGGACATCCGTAAATAAGGCAAAATCTCCCTGCGGGCAATTTTTTACAATAACATCTGGCGCGACGCCATGAGCCTCATCATATTCTTTTTGGCTCGTATAGAATTTTTTCCCATCTAATTTAACATCGCTATAAGAGCTGTCATTAGAACATTTCATGTCCACAAACATACGCATTGGGCAGCCCCCATAAGAGATGCCATAAAGCGGTTCTTCCCGAAACAAGTCCTTAACAGCACCGCAAGACTGGAGAGCACTTTCCCATCTTGAGATAATTTTTTCGGACAACGTTGTATCCGAACCCAAATACTTTTTATAATCATCACAAGAAATATCTTTTGTACTACTGCAAGCCGTCATTCCCATATAAGAATTAGCATAACAAGTCACAGAGGGATCTCTAGCCAAAACATAGCTCGCAGCACTAGATGAGCTTCTAGCTATTGAAGAACTACTCAAAGAAGGCGTTTCGCTAGATGAGCTCATCTCTGACACTGTAGACGAGGAACTAGGAGGTGGCGGAGCATCAGACGAACTTGATTCAGAAACAATCGCAGAACTCGATTCAGGCGCTACGGCAGAACTTGAAGATTCATCGCCCAAACCTCCCCTATTCGCATCCGCCGATGAATCTGGATTTGCCGCCTGAGCCATGGGGAACTGCGGATTTGATTCCGAGCAACTCGCCCAAAAAAACGATGCAACAGTCAAGCAACTCAAGCGCCAAAATTTTCGAATATTCATAAGATTCTCCTTTTTTCTTCAACATATAATTTATCAAAATCGATTTTTCAAAAGACATTCAAAACAAACAAAAAACGTTGACATTCCGTCAATATCGCACAGCAACAATCTATTCTTCAGCGCTAGCAGCCTTGACTTCATTTTCGATAATTTCAATACACTCGGCAAGAATTGCATCGTATTTTTGCTGGTAGCGTTCCGTTATTACAGGCGTGCCGTCTTCGCAAGTTTTGGTTTTGGCAATATAACCATTGAACCAATTTTTCGAGGCTTGTTTCATTTTGTAGCCATACCCACTATCTTCATAATAATCAAACAAATAAGGATATAAAAACCCCTTCAAAGCTTTTTTCTCTTGGTCCAAAAGTCTTTCCAAATATGCCTTGCCTTTTTCAGTCAAAGATGAATTTTCTTCAAGTTGCTTAGACAACTTTTCATACAAAGTTGTCTGTACGTCCGCAAGAACATCAACAAACAAAGCATACTCTCCTTGCGGACACGATTCTGTTAAATTCTCTGGAACAATTCCTTGAATTTCATTGTATTCTTGAATGCTTGTATAAACTTTTTTATTTTCATCGGTCACATAGTGAGCGTAAGTGTCGCCATTTGAACACCACATTTTGGAAAACAACTTAGTAGAGCAACAAGGACTACAGCCATAAACCGCCGGAGACATTTCAGAGATACCTTCACACGATTCCAATTCTTCTTCCCAAGAAGACAGAAGTTTTTCGGAAACCGATTGTTTTTTCTCTAAAATAGTTTTCAGTTCATCACAAGAATATTCTTTTGCACAAATAGAAACTTGTTGCCTTACTTTTTCACAACTCACAGAAGGGTCTCTCGCTAATACATACTCAGCAGAACTTGAACTGCTAATTGGACTATGACTAGACGAGCTTTCAACGCCCGACGAACTCGATGCGGATTCAGAAGAAGAACTTTGCGGTGGCGAATCGGAAGAGCTTGATTCAGGCGCTACTGCAGAACTTGATAATTCGCTAGAGCTACTTTCATTTGCATCAGACGATGAATCAGGATTTGCTGATGGCGACATCGGAAATTGCGGATTTGAATCCGAACAACTCGCCCAGAAAAGCGAAGCAACAGTCAAACAAGTCAAACGCCAAAATTTACGAATATTCATAAGATTCTCCTTTTCCCTTAATATACAAACAAGCTATCGCAAAACAAAGCGTTTCTAAAGGAGCTTTCAAAATCTCCGTTGACGTTAAGTCAATAAAAAAACCGACTGCTTTTTAGCAATCGGCTTTTGAGATTCCCGCCTTCGCGAGAATGACAAGCACATATCTCTCGTCTTACTCAGCGTCCATGTCAGCTTCGTCGATTTCGGCGTTGTGATAGACTTCCTGAACGTCGTCGTGATCTTCGAACTTGTCGATGAGCTTGAGGAGCTTCACAGCGTCATCGTGACCGAGTTTAACCGGATCATTCGGAACGTAGCTGAGTTCAGCGCTCATCATTTCGATGCCAGCAGCTTCGAGAGCCTTGGAAACAGCATCGAAAGCTTCCGGAGAAGTGGAGATTTCATGAACGCCATCTTCCGTGCTCATGTCTTCTGCACCAGCTTCGAGAACGAGGTCCATAATCTGATCTTCCGGATACTTTTCAGCATCAACGACAATCACGCCCTTGTAGGTGAATGCCCAAGAAACGGAACCAGATTCGCCCATGGAGCCGTTGTTCTTGTTGAAGATGTTACGGATTTCAGCAACCGTACGAACCTTGTTGTCGGTCATGCACTGCACCATGATAGCAATGCCTGCCGGGCCGCGTCCTTCGTACAACGGTTCCGTCATTTCGGTACCAGAGTTAGCACCCGTACCCTTGGCGATTGCACTTTCGATGTTCTTAGTCGGCAAGCTCTGGCTCTTGGACTTGAGGATTGCAGCACGGAGACGCGGGTTAGCGTCAGGGTTGCCGCCGCCGAGCTTTGCAGCGATGGAGATTTCCTTAATAAGCTTGTTCCAAGCCTTGGCGCGAGCAACGTCGGTTTTGGCTTTCTTGCGTTTGGTGGTGGCCCATTTGGAGTGACCTGACATAATTTACCTCTAGGTGGTTTTTGATAAAAATTTAAAAAAGTTCTACTTCTTGTTCATTTTGCAGAGGCGTTTCTGCTTTGCGCTAAGTTTGCGGCTAGAGCAATCCAACGAGCTATCTTGCTTTTTGGACTTGATTTTCACCTTTTCGCTCTGCATCCTAGCTCTACGTTCAGACTCTTCGCGAGCCTTACGTTCTGCTTCGAGAGCCTTCGCCTCTTTGCGCTTCTGCTGCATATCGACAAGCTTTGTCTTGTCTATAGGAACAGCGGACGCCCTTGTAATTTCACGTTCGTACTTACCGCTCCAGATTCTACCGAGAAGCGAGCCAGACTGGAGAGCATCATCCAAAATGCTCTGTGCCCAGCTGTCGTTTGCAGGCGGCAAAAGTTTGAACGACAAGTTACGAATTCTAGTCGGTTCTTCGTCGTAATAAAGCATCATATCGAAGAAGCCCACGTTGTATTCTTCGCCATCGGAACCGGCAGCAATCTTGTCCGGAATGTAGGCAAGCACAGCGTAAAGAGCTCTATCGAAAAGAGCCGTTATAAGGACATCAGAATCTCCACCGGGGGCCTGGACTTCACCTTCCGCAAGGAATGCCCAAGGAGCCACATCGACTCTGAGCCTGAACTTGTGGAAGCCGTGTTCAGCCTTCTTGAGCTTGATCAAAGCACCAGAGAAAGCCTGGAATCCCGGCTTAAGAGAGCCTTCCTGCGCGAACACGAATGCACACGCAAGGAAGATGACCGTTAGAATTTTTTTCATTTCCCTAATCCAATTCGCTTAATTTGTCCTTAGTTCTTGAAGAACAAAGCCTTTGCAGCTTCGAACATCGGATCCTTTTCATCCGGGTTACGGCATTCCGTATAGATACGAACCTTCGGTTCCGTACCGGACGGGCGCACGAGCATCCAAGAATCATCGTCGAAGATGACCTTCACGCCATCGAGCGTGAGGAGCTGCTTCACAGTCTTTTCATTTGCACCGACCATGACCTTTGCACCCGGCTTAGCGATATCGGCAATGGCGTTCACCTTAGCCTTGAGCGGTTCGCCAACGAGGGACTTGTCCACTTCGAAACCAGAACGGGTCGGATAGAAGCGGCCGTATTCTTCGTACAAAGCATCGAGGTATTCGCCGAGGTTCTTGCCTGTCGTAGCAAGAATTTCGAGAGCGATGAGGAGACCGAACTGAGCGTCCTTTTCGAGCGTGTTGTTGAGGCCAGAGATACCGTCAGATTCTTCGAATGCAACGAGAGCCTTCTGCTTGGCATTGCGAGAGAGCCACGGGCGGAAGTTCTTGAAGCCCACCGGAGTTTCCATGACAGGCACGCCAAGCTTTTCAGCGATGATGTTCACGAAGTTGGAAGTTGCAACGGACTTAGCCACGCAGCCCTGTTCCTTGCGCCAGGTTGCCATGTAGTGGAAAGCGATTGCACCGAACTGGTTCATGTCGATTTCGCGAGTGCCATCGTAGAAACGGATACGGTCACCATCCGGGTCAAAGATTGCACCAAGACGGAACCAGGACTTGCTTTCGTCGAGGACCTTGCGAACCTTTTCAAGGTTCTTGCTGGACGGTTCCGGTGCGATACCACCGAACAAAGAATCGTCTTCGTTGCGGAGCGTGATGAGGCATTCCGGATTGTCGAGGAGAGCAGCCGGGCGGCGACGGGTAGAACCGTGAACGTGGTCGCACACAAGTGTGAGGCGCCCCTTCTTGATGAATTCCTTGATGCGGTCGAACTTGATCGTTCCCTGCTTCACGAGGAATTCCTTATAAATCTTGAGGGAGTCGATAATTTCCCAGTCAACCTTGGAGACCGGTTCAAACTTCCAAGTAGCCATCATTTCGTTAGAAAGCTTGGTGATGACGTTCGTGATTTCCGGACCAGCAGGACCGCCGTCAGCCGGATTGAACTTAATACCATTGTAATGGCTCGGGTTGTGGCTCGGAGTCATGTTGATGGAGCATGCGGCACCGAGCATTTCAATTGCAGCGGAGAATTCCGGAGTCGGCATTTCGCCACCGTAGTAAACCTTCACGCCAGCCTTTGCAAACTGGTCTGCGACAGCTTCGCAGAATTCGTGACCGAGCAAACGGTTGTCATGGCCAACGACCACACCGCGCTTCTGAAGTTCAGCAAAGTCCTTGACACCCAGAGCAGCGAAAAGTTCCGGAGTTGC
It encodes the following:
- a CDS encoding phosphomannomutase: MENITQIWKKIQSPEFNPATDMNLVETVKQVALTSQEPAKVSFGTSGWRGEIGSEFTLRNLQVVGAAIVRLYKEATPELFAALGVKDFAELQKRGVVVGHDNRLLGHEFCEAVADQFAKAGVKVYYGGEMPTPEFSAAIEMLGAACSINMTPSHNPSHYNGIKFNPADGGPAGPEITNVITKLSNEMMATWKFEPVSKVDWEIIDSLKIYKEFLVKQGTIKFDRIKEFIKKGRLTLVCDHVHGSTRRRPAALLDNPECLITLRNEDDSLFGGIAPEPSSKNLEKVRKVLDESKSWFRLGAIFDPDGDRIRFYDGTREIDMNQFGAIAFHYMATWRKEQGCVAKSVATSNFVNIIAEKLGVPVMETPVGFKNFRPWLSRNAKQKALVAFEESDGISGLNNTLEKDAQFGLLIALEILATTGKNLGEYLDALYEEYGRFYPTRSGFEVDKSLVGEPLKAKVNAIADIAKPGAKVMVGANEKTVKQLLTLDGVKVIFDDDSWMLVRPSGTEPKVRIYTECRNPDEKDPMFEAAKALFFKN
- a CDS encoding HU family DNA-binding protein yields the protein MKATQSNITKKELVDEIASQTGFTQVKTKVIVEELINAISNSVIEGSNIELRGFGRFKNKQRKERRTRNPKTGELVNIPAQTRPVFEPSKDLIEKINKLPFDLEEEAFVPKDGKERI
- a CDS encoding GNAT family N-acetyltransferase, with product MVQEGIKRYRFIRLDQSDSVRNFNCGDHDLDDFILNRASAFQKHLLSVSYAYADADTGKMLAYCSLANDRVALDNFRDKTEFNRFRKKNGFPNEKRLKSYPAVKLCRLGVDVSAKKQRIGTTILNYIKSMFVIDNKTGCRFLTVDAYLNAVPFYEKNGFRFMNSEDDDPHTRLMYFDLMDLVA
- the obgE gene encoding GTPase ObgE translates to MFLDEKNIEVRSGRGGDGICSFHREKFVPLGGPDGGDGGRGGHVILQVNEQYTTLLDMGNTHIYKAKSGQPGGAKRCSGASAEDLIISVPRGTIVKDEQGHILTDLTEPGQKWIAARGGKGGMGNQHFATPKVQAPRKCTPGEKGEVRQLFLELKLMADVGLVGFPNAGKSSLVNKISSGRPKVGDYPFTTLEPVLGIVQVNGHSFVVADIPGLLEGASEGKGLGHQFLKHIERTHTLLFVIDGFAENAYEQFKVLKEELKAFHPKLAEKNFVVALNKSDLGIENAIKEFKKHRQKVVITSAVTGEGCAELQQALDAAVPHMHKKSIGWSKKA
- a CDS encoding YebC/PmpR family DNA-binding transcriptional regulator; translated protein: MSGHSKWATTKRKKAKTDVARAKAWNKLIKEISIAAKLGGGNPDANPRLRAAILKSKSQSLPTKNIESAIAKGTGANSGTEMTEPLYEGRGPAGIAIMVQCMTDNKVRTVAEIRNIFNKNNGSMGESGSVSWAFTYKGVIVVDAEKYPEDQIMDLVLEAGAEDMSTEDGVHEISTSPEAFDAVSKALEAAGIEMMSAELSYVPNDPVKLGHDDAVKLLKLIDKFEDHDDVQEVYHNAEIDEADMDAE
- the smpB gene encoding SsrA-binding protein SmpB; the encoded protein is MAKKESSTPVIQNRKANHLYFVDETFEVGIMLIGSEVKSIRDGKCTLGEAWIDIDENKDELWLVGAHIDEYLFANRFNHFPARRRKLLAHTHEIQKMRKAKELKGCTIIPLKMYFKNRIAKLEVGICRGKDQHDKRQDILVRDAKMEMARAAKAHR
- a CDS encoding N-acetylmuramoyl-L-alanine amidase — encoded protein: MESIAREVKGSFRWYPVQKTFSIVSAKDTIKFAVGIPYMTRNGRTTELSQAPQLENGHIWIAENDAKKISNKVAAVPVTKTETAQAKANETAPAKPVTKLAEQKPAQPVVVKPKAPKQEIAGSREVRTIVIDPGHGGKDPGASGKKSQEKDIVLAVAKLLRKNLADEGFNVKLTRSKDVFIELRQRANLANQWDGDLFISLHCNAIDATEERKKIIQGYQFYVLRAPESEEDKAIARRENAVATLYGEKNAKDELSPLEWFKLEARLEQYKQTSYLFTEKLLDSFDGGKIKKMNTGVGGAGFMVLVGAMMPAVLIELGFISNEEDEAYMMTKAGQQDLADRIAEAVSKYKDAVHSYRETLGR